The Hyphococcus flavus genome contains a region encoding:
- a CDS encoding prolyl oligopeptidase family serine peptidase yields the protein MNISYPKTRTSNQVDYLFGERVADPYRWLEGDVRESKDVAAWVQAQNDISGGYLNALTYRSEIKARLGMLWNYEKFTLPTKRGERCFFMHNTGLQSQFVLVVQEGERQPRMLLDPNSWSEDGATALAAYFPSPDGKFVAYQVQDGGSDWRTIKIVSVDTGEALSDRIDWVKFSGLSWKKDGSGFFYSRYPEPETGEAFQSLNHNQAVYFHAIGDDQPQDRLIYARAENPEHGFGAEVSSDGETLVITVWRGTDERYEVVLIDLSTLGAAPVELISGFESNYTYIATANNRHFFLTDSNAPRGRVVSTPVDDTVADWLEVIPESENVISGVSIVGGRLFATYMQDVKSAVLTFDLDGALIGDVTLPGVGTASGFGGEPEDTETFFGFESFNQPYTLYRFDVGTGDQKVFKQPDAPFNPDGFVVRQVFYPSKDGTEIPMFIAHRKDLDLSSAKPALLYGYGGFNVPLTPAFSVTRLQWMEMGGVYAVANIRGGGEYGKAWHDAGRLRNKQNAFDDFIAAGEYLIEKGVTSKDRLSIFGGSNGGLLVGAVVNQRPGLFAAAIPAVGVMDMLRFHKFTAGRFWTDDYGDPDEKEHFRNLYAYSPYHNINEGEDYPAVLITTADTDDRVVPGHSFKYAAALQAADIGDKPHLIRIETRAGHGAGKPTEKIIEEYADMWAFLAHHTELEPHLP from the coding sequence ATGAATATTAGCTATCCAAAAACACGGACTTCAAATCAGGTTGACTATCTTTTCGGCGAAAGGGTGGCTGACCCCTACCGATGGCTGGAAGGCGATGTGCGAGAGAGCAAAGACGTCGCCGCCTGGGTCCAAGCGCAAAATGACATTAGTGGCGGTTATTTGAACGCACTCACCTATAGAAGTGAGATCAAAGCCCGCCTCGGCATGCTTTGGAATTATGAAAAATTCACGCTGCCGACGAAAAGGGGCGAGCGGTGTTTTTTTATGCATAACACCGGCTTGCAAAGCCAGTTTGTGCTTGTTGTCCAGGAAGGCGAAAGACAACCACGCATGCTGCTGGATCCCAATAGCTGGTCTGAAGATGGCGCCACGGCGCTCGCGGCCTATTTTCCCAGCCCGGACGGCAAGTTTGTGGCCTATCAGGTCCAGGATGGCGGTTCGGACTGGCGGACAATCAAGATTGTCAGTGTCGATACAGGTGAGGCGCTTTCCGACAGGATAGACTGGGTCAAGTTTTCCGGTCTCTCCTGGAAAAAAGACGGATCCGGATTTTTTTACTCGCGCTACCCGGAACCTGAGACAGGGGAGGCGTTTCAGAGCCTCAACCACAATCAGGCCGTATATTTTCATGCGATTGGCGATGACCAGCCACAAGATCGACTCATATATGCGCGCGCCGAAAACCCGGAACATGGCTTTGGCGCCGAAGTTTCAAGCGATGGTGAAACGCTCGTCATTACTGTTTGGCGAGGTACTGACGAGCGTTATGAGGTGGTGTTGATAGATCTGAGCACACTTGGCGCCGCGCCAGTTGAACTCATATCGGGTTTCGAGAGCAATTACACCTACATCGCGACGGCGAATAACCGCCACTTTTTCCTTACGGACAGCAATGCCCCTAGAGGCAGGGTTGTTTCGACGCCTGTTGATGACACTGTAGCAGATTGGTTGGAGGTAATACCGGAGAGCGAGAATGTGATCTCTGGCGTCAGTATCGTCGGCGGACGGTTGTTCGCGACGTATATGCAGGATGTAAAATCTGCGGTTCTGACTTTCGATCTAGATGGTGCTTTGATCGGTGATGTGACTTTGCCTGGGGTCGGGACAGCTAGCGGGTTTGGCGGTGAGCCGGAGGATACGGAAACCTTCTTCGGTTTTGAAAGTTTCAATCAACCATACACGCTATATCGGTTCGATGTGGGAACTGGCGATCAGAAAGTGTTCAAACAGCCTGATGCGCCGTTTAATCCTGACGGCTTTGTTGTGCGGCAGGTGTTTTATCCGTCCAAGGATGGAACCGAGATTCCTATGTTTATCGCCCATCGAAAAGATCTCGACCTTTCATCCGCCAAGCCCGCACTTCTTTATGGTTATGGCGGCTTTAACGTGCCCCTGACACCAGCTTTCAGCGTGACGAGGCTGCAATGGATGGAAATGGGCGGGGTTTACGCCGTCGCTAATATTCGTGGCGGTGGTGAGTACGGCAAGGCATGGCATGACGCCGGTCGGCTGCGGAATAAGCAGAATGCGTTTGACGATTTCATCGCGGCTGGTGAATACTTGATCGAAAAAGGTGTAACATCGAAAGACCGGCTCAGCATTTTTGGCGGTTCGAATGGCGGGCTTCTGGTCGGTGCTGTCGTCAATCAGCGCCCCGGTTTATTCGCCGCGGCGATACCGGCTGTTGGCGTCATGGACATGCTGCGCTTTCACAAATTTACGGCCGGGCGTTTCTGGACGGATGATTACGGCGACCCGGATGAGAAAGAGCATTTCAGAAATCTCTACGCCTATTCGCCCTATCATAATATCAATGAGGGGGAGGACTATCCGGCGGTCCTGATAACGACCGCGGACACCGATGATCGCGTCGTGCCGGGGCACAGTTTCAAATACGCCGCCGCGCTGCAGGCGGCGGACATAGGAGATAAGCCGCATCTGATCCGCATCGAAACGCGGGCGGGCCATGGCGCGGGCAAGCCCACCGAGAAGATCATTGAAGAATACGCCGATATGTGGGCGTTTCTTGCGCATCATACGGAGCTGGAGCCGCACTTACCGTAA
- a CDS encoding valine--tRNA ligase — protein sequence MLEKNFDFQSAEKRIYEAWEKSGAFKPSDSGEAYSIVIPPPNVTGSLHMGHALNNTLQDVLCRFERMRGKSVLWQPGTDHAGIATQMVVERQLMENQEPSRRDMGREKFVERVWQWKEQSGGQIINQLKRLGATCDWSRERFTMDKGLSEAVIKVFVQLYNEGLIYRDKRLVNWDPKFETAISDLEVENIETQGHFWHFKYPLENGETYEFPIAYDDDGNPTEWETRDYISIATTRPETMLGDGAVAVHPDDKRYAPIVGKNCILPLADRPIPIITDEYPDPDFGSGAVKITGAHDFNDYQVALRNNIEMYDLMDSKARMVDADYVPEKYRGMDRYDARKAVVEDIDARGLLIQVEDKKIMQPFGDRSGVVIEPIRTDQWYVDAKTLAKPAIEAVETSKTRIIPENWSKTYFQWMRNIEPWCVSRQLWWGHRIPAWYGPDGSIFVAETEEEATKDAIAKYTSEGYSLEEINDMRRHEHGGAPLLVRDDDVLDTWFSSALWPFSTLGWPEKTPELEKFYPTSTLVTAHDIIFFWVARMMMDGIHFMKEVPFKDVYIHALVLDEKGQKMSKSKGNVIDPLVLIDKYGADALRFTLAAQAAQGRNIRLSESRVEGYRNFATKLWNAARFCEMNECKPDESFDPAKVTSTINQWIIHEANDCAAAVTREIEAFRFNDAAGAIYKFTWNVFCDWYLELAKPTLQGDDKAAKKETRAAAAWALDRILMLLHPFMPFVTEEIWGAFAKRDALITAAWPQYEDKLANKGAADEVNWAIDLITGIRSVRQEMNVPVAAKIPLAFIGGDAEDKKRLTEHGDVLKRLARLSDITVADAAPKGAVQIVHGAGTVALPVADFIDIAAEKARLEKEKMKIEKEIVGIDKKLANKNFVDRAPKEVVEEQHTRRADYVAQLEKLDGALARLADL from the coding sequence ATGCTTGAGAAAAACTTCGATTTTCAGTCCGCCGAAAAGCGCATCTATGAAGCGTGGGAAAAATCCGGCGCGTTCAAACCTTCGGACAGTGGCGAGGCCTATTCCATCGTCATCCCGCCGCCGAACGTTACCGGCTCGCTCCACATGGGCCACGCGCTCAACAATACCTTGCAGGACGTGCTCTGCCGGTTCGAGCGGATGCGCGGCAAGTCGGTCCTCTGGCAGCCGGGAACGGACCATGCGGGCATAGCTACCCAGATGGTGGTCGAGCGTCAGCTCATGGAAAATCAGGAGCCATCCCGCCGGGACATGGGCCGAGAGAAATTCGTCGAGCGCGTGTGGCAGTGGAAGGAACAGTCGGGCGGGCAGATCATCAACCAGCTGAAACGCCTCGGCGCCACTTGTGACTGGTCGCGCGAACGCTTCACCATGGATAAGGGGCTGTCGGAAGCGGTCATCAAGGTTTTCGTCCAGCTCTATAATGAAGGCCTGATTTATCGCGATAAGCGTCTCGTCAACTGGGACCCGAAATTCGAAACGGCGATCTCGGACCTCGAAGTCGAAAACATCGAGACGCAAGGCCATTTCTGGCATTTCAAATATCCGCTGGAAAACGGCGAGACTTACGAATTCCCCATCGCCTATGACGATGACGGCAATCCCACCGAATGGGAAACGCGTGACTATATTTCCATCGCGACAACCCGCCCCGAGACGATGCTAGGCGACGGCGCCGTGGCGGTGCACCCTGACGACAAGCGCTATGCACCAATTGTCGGCAAGAACTGCATCCTGCCGCTGGCGGACCGCCCCATTCCGATCATTACGGATGAATATCCGGACCCGGATTTTGGCTCAGGTGCGGTGAAGATTACCGGCGCGCATGATTTCAACGACTATCAGGTGGCGCTGCGCAACAATATCGAGATGTACGATCTCATGGATTCAAAAGCGCGGATGGTCGACGCCGATTACGTGCCGGAAAAGTATCGGGGCATGGATCGGTACGACGCGCGCAAGGCGGTTGTCGAGGATATCGACGCGCGCGGTTTACTCATTCAGGTCGAAGACAAAAAGATCATGCAGCCCTTTGGCGATCGTTCCGGCGTCGTCATCGAACCGATCCGCACCGACCAGTGGTATGTGGATGCAAAAACGCTCGCCAAACCCGCCATCGAAGCGGTGGAAACCAGCAAGACGCGCATCATTCCAGAAAATTGGTCGAAAACTTACTTTCAGTGGATGCGCAACATCGAACCGTGGTGCGTCTCCCGCCAGCTCTGGTGGGGCCACCGGATACCGGCGTGGTACGGGCCCGATGGGTCGATCTTCGTTGCCGAAACCGAAGAAGAGGCAACGAAAGACGCAATCGCAAAGTACACCAGCGAAGGTTATTCGCTTGAAGAAATAAATGACATGCGTCGACATGAGCATGGCGGTGCGCCATTGCTCGTACGCGATGACGACGTCCTCGACACATGGTTCTCATCCGCCTTGTGGCCGTTCTCGACGCTGGGCTGGCCAGAGAAAACGCCGGAGCTTGAAAAGTTTTATCCGACTTCCACGCTGGTGACGGCGCACGACATCATCTTTTTCTGGGTGGCGCGGATGATGATGGACGGCATCCACTTCATGAAGGAAGTTCCGTTCAAGGACGTTTACATCCACGCGCTGGTTCTCGACGAAAAGGGCCAGAAGATGTCGAAGTCGAAAGGCAACGTCATCGATCCCTTGGTATTGATCGACAAATATGGGGCCGACGCGTTGCGCTTTACGCTTGCGGCGCAGGCGGCTCAGGGGCGCAACATTCGCCTCTCCGAGAGCCGCGTTGAGGGTTACCGCAATTTCGCAACAAAGCTGTGGAACGCCGCGCGTTTCTGCGAAATGAATGAATGCAAGCCGGATGAGTCATTCGATCCGGCGAAGGTGACATCGACGATCAACCAGTGGATTATTCACGAGGCGAATGACTGCGCTGCAGCAGTGACGCGGGAGATCGAAGCGTTCCGATTCAACGACGCGGCGGGCGCCATCTACAAATTTACCTGGAACGTCTTCTGCGACTGGTATCTCGAACTCGCAAAACCGACGCTGCAGGGCGATGACAAAGCGGCGAAAAAAGAAACGCGGGCGGCCGCCGCGTGGGCGCTCGACCGTATTCTGATGCTACTGCATCCGTTCATGCCGTTCGTCACGGAAGAGATTTGGGGCGCGTTTGCGAAACGCGACGCGCTGATTACGGCCGCATGGCCACAGTACGAAGACAAGCTGGCCAACAAGGGCGCGGCTGACGAAGTAAATTGGGCCATTGATCTCATCACCGGCATCCGTTCTGTCCGGCAGGAAATGAATGTGCCGGTCGCGGCGAAAATACCGCTGGCCTTTATCGGTGGTGATGCTGAAGACAAAAAGCGCCTGACCGAACACGGCGACGTTTTGAAACGGCTTGCGCGTCTGTCTGACATCACTGTTGCCGATGCTGCGCCCAAGGGCGCTGTGCAGATAGTTCATGGGGCCGGCACAGTCGCGCTACCCGTAGCTGATTTCATTGATATCGCCGCGGAAAAAGCGCGCCTTGAAAAAGAAAAAATGAAGATCGAAAAGGAAATCGTCGGCATTGACAAGAAGCTCGCCAACAAAAACTTTGTCGATCGCGCGCCGAAGGAAGTCGTTGAGGAACAGCATACACGGCGTGCGGATTATGTTGCTCAGCTCGAAAAACTTGATGGCGCGCTGGCGCGGCTTGCTGACCTTTAA